In the Setaria italica strain Yugu1 chromosome VI, Setaria_italica_v2.0, whole genome shotgun sequence genome, one interval contains:
- the LOC101773711 gene encoding structural maintenance of chromosomes protein 1: MAAAAAEDGRTSDIRSRGDGGGGRIHRLEVENFKSYKGTQTIGPFFDFTAIIGPNGAGKSNLMDAISFVLGVRSAHLRGAQLKDLIYALDDRDKEAKGRRASVRLVYRQPNQEELHFTRTITGAGGSEYRIDGRLVSWDDYNAKLRSLGILVKARNFLVFQGDVESIASKNPKELTALLEQISGSDELRREYDELEEQKARAEENSALVYQEKRTIVMERKQKKAQKEEAENHLRHQQDLKLLKTEHSLWQLYTIEKDREKMEAELAEDRESLQQVQEENQSAENELTAKKKEQSAFLKKMTLCEKSIAKKKLELDKKQPELLKLKEQISRLKSKIKSCKKEIDKKKDDSKKHLEEMRRLESALVDVRKALEELNEKGQDKSGKLQLADDQLQEYHRIKEDAGMKTAKLRDEKEVIDKKLNAYVEAKKNLEENMQQLHSREEELSSQERELQTRINKILHSIPKHENELAQLREEHNRIAKERQSSGSRYQTLKQRVDEIDTQLRELKADKHESERDARLKETVGSLKRLFPGVHGRMHELCRPSQKKYNLAVTVAMGKFMDAVVVEDENTGKECIKYLKEQRLPPQTFIPLQSVRVKPIIEKLRTLGGSAQLVFDVIQFDRALEKAVLYAVGNTLVCDKLDEAKTLSWSGERYKVVTVDGILLTKSGTMTGGISGGMEARSNKWDDSRIESLKKKKNQLESEMSELGSPRELQRKELAISEKITGLEKKLQYLNVEHSNLTAKLLKVASERNNIEEEINRLEPEKEELEIRLAEKEAEVTKLEKKINEIVDKVYRDFSISVGVKNIREYEERQLKDAQALQERKLTLNTQMSKLKYQLEYEQKRDMQAPIVKLRETYESLEKELKGLQERESGAKVEAEEILTQMDELKAEAEDWKSKSDECEKVIDELKEQNGSIASTLAKLDRQVKSKEGQLLQLMSRQRDIYEKCELEQLKLPTVNDPMDTGPSSQEPVLDYSQLSEIYLQDMRPSERDKHEAVFKQKTGALLAEIERTAPNLKALDQYDALQRKEKEITEKFEATRKEEREISDKYNSIKQRRYELFMEAFDHISKGIDKIYKQLTKSHTHPLGGTAYLNLENEDEPFLHGIKYTAMPPTKRFRDMEQLSGGEKTVAALALLFAIHSFRPSPFFILDEVDAALDNLNVAKVAGFIRSKSCERVADEQGRNGECGFQSIVISLKDSFYDKAEALVGVYRDSERSCSRTLTFDLTKYREA; this comes from the exons atggcggcggcggcggctgaggaTGGGCGCACCAGCGACATCCGGTCCaggggcgacggtggcggcggtcggATCCACCGGCTGGAGGTGGAGAACTTCAAGTCGTACAAGGGTACGCAGACGATTGGGCCCTTCTTCGATTTCACGGCCATCATCGGCCCCAATGGCGCCGGCAAGTCGAACCTGATGGATGCCATCAGCTTCGTGCTCGGCGTGCGCTCAGCGCACCTCCGCGGCGCGCAGCTCAAGGACCTCATCTACGCCCTCGACGACCGCGACAAGGAGGCCAAGGGTCGCAGGGCTTCCGTCCGCCTCGTCTACCGCCAACCCAACCAGGAGGAGCTCCACTTCACCCGCACcatcaccggcgccggcggcagtgAGTACCGCATCGACGGCCGCCTTGTCTCCTGGGACGACTACAACGCCAAGCTCAGATCCCTCGGCATCCTCGTAAAGGCTCGCAACTTCCTCGTCTTCCAG GGTGATGTGGAATCCATCGCCTCCAAGAACCCCAAGGAGCTCACCGCGCTTCTGGAGCAGATCTCAGGCTCCGATGAGCTTAGGAGGGAGTACGACGAGCTCGAGGAGCAGAAAGCCAGGGCCGAAGAGAACTCTGCGCTTGTCTATCAAGAGAAAAGGACCATTGTCATGGAGCGGAAGCAGAAGAAGGCGCAAAAAGAAGAGGCAGAGAATCATCTACGCCACCAGCAGGACCTG AAACTGTTGAAGACAGAGCATTCCCTGTGGCAACTCTATACCATCGAAAAAGACAGAGAGAAAATGGAGGCTGAGCTTGCTGAGGACAGAGAGTCTCTTCAGCAAGTGCAGGAAGAGAATCAATCTGCTGAAAATGAACTAACTGCAAAAAAGAAGGAGCAAAGTGCTTTTCTGAAGAAAATGACATTGTGCGAGAAGAGTATAGCCAAGAAAAAGCTTGAACTCGACAAGAAG CAACCTGAGCTTCTTAAATTGAAAGAGCAAATATCTCGGCTCAAATCAAAAatcaaaagttgcaagaaaGAGATTGACAAAAAGAAGGATGATAGCAAGAAGCATCTGGAAGAGATGAGAAGGCTGGAAAGTGCTCTAGTTGATGTCAGAAAAGCTCTTGAGGAATTGAATGAGAAAGGACAAGATAAAAGTGGAAAACTGCAGTTAGCTGACGACCAGCTCCAGGAGTATCATAGAAT TAAGGAGGACGCAGGAATGAAGACAGCAAAGTTGAGAGATGAAAAGGAAGTTATAGACAAAAAATTAAATGCTTACGTTGAAGCAAAAAAGAATTTAGAGGAGAACATGCAGCAGCTGCATAGCCGTGAGGAAGAGCTATCATCACAAGAGCGTGAATTGCAGACAAGAATTAACAAGATTCTTCATTCCATCCCGAAACATGAAAATGAGCTTGCACAATTGCGTGAGGAACATAACAGAATTGCAAAGGAACGCCAATCTTCAGG ATCTAGGTACCAAACACTGAAGCAGAGGGTGGATGAAATTGATACACAACTACGGGAGCTTAAAGCTGACAAGCATGAAAGTGAGCGCGATGCTCGATTGAAGGAAACTGTTGGTAGTCTAAAGCGGTTATTCCCTGGAGTCCATGGTCGCATGCATGAACTTTGTAGGCCCTCACAGAAGAAATATAATCTTGCTGTTACCGTTGCCATGGGGAAATTCATGGATGCAGTTGTAGTGGAAGATGAAAACACGGGAAAGGAATGCATTAAG TACCTGAAGGAGCAGCGGCTTCCTCCTCAGACATTTATTCCCTTGCAATCAGTTCGCGTGAAGCCAATAATTGAGAAGCTGCGAACCCTTGGTGGATCTGCGCAGTTGGTTTTTGATGTCATTCA GTTTGACCGAGCTTTGGAGAAAGCAGTTCTGTATGCTGTTGGAAATACACTTGTCTGTGATAAACTTGACGAAGCCAAAACCTTAAGTTGGAGTGGTGAAAGGTATAAAG TTGTTACCGTTGATGGGATTCTGCTGACTAAATCTGGCACTATGACTGGTGGAATAAGTGGGGGAATGGAAGCAAGATCAAACAAATGGGATGATAGCAGAATAGAAT ctttgaagaagaagaaaaatcagCTGGAATCTGAAATGTCAGAGCTTGGGTCTCCCAGGGAGTTGCAGAGAAAGGAGCTTGCCATATCTGAGAAAATAACTGGACTTGAGAAAAAGTTGCAGTACTTGAATGTTGAACAT AGTAACCTCACAGCGAAGCTACTCAAAGTGGCATCGGAGAGGAATAATATTGAGGAAGAGATTAATCGTCTGGAGCCTGAAAAGGAGGAG ctCGAGATCCGTCTTGCTGAGAAAGAAGCAGAAGTAACCAAGCTTGAGAAAAAAATCAATGAGATTGTGGACAAGGTGTACAGAGATTTTAGCATTTCAGTTGGTGTGAAGAATATCCGCGAGTATGAAGAAAGGCAACTAAAAGATGCTCAAGCACTGCAGGAGAGGAAGCTGACCCTAAACACCCAAATGTCAAAATTGAAATATCA GCTTGAATATGAACAAAAGCGAGATATGCAAGCACCAATTGTGAAGTTAAGGGAGACATATGAGTCTCTAGAGAAAGAGCTTAAGGGCTTACAGGAGAGAGAGTCTGGTGCTAAGGTTGAAGCTGAAGAAATTTTGACTCAGATGGATGAACTGAAAGCTGAGGCTGAAG ACTGGAAATCCAAGTCAGATGAATGTGAGAAGGTTATTGATGAACTAAAGGAGCAGAATGGTAGTATTGCATCTACATTGGCAAAGCTGGATCGCCAAGTGAAGTCAAAG GAGGGGCAACTCCTGCAACTCATGTCACGCCAACGGGATATTTATGAGAAGTGTGAACTGGAGCAGTTGAAGCTTCCTACAGTGAATGATCCAATGGATACCGGGCCATCCTCCCAAGAACCGGTCCTTGATTACAGCCAGCTCAGCGAAATCTATCTGCAGGATATGCGGCCGTCTGAACGTGACAAACATGAGGCAGTGTTCAAACAAAAAACAGGTGCGCTTTTAGCTGAAATCGAGCGCACTGCTCCCAATCTAAAAGCACTGGATCAATATGATGCACtccaaagaaaggaaaaggagattaCAGAAAAGTTTGAGGCAACTAGGAAAGAAGAGCGAGAGATATCTGATAAATATaactccatcaagcaaaggag GTATGAACTGTTCATGGAGGCCTTTGATCACATATCTAAAGGCATAGACAAAATCTATAAGCAGCTGACAAAAAGTCATACGCATCCACTTGGAGGAACAGCATATTTGAACCTAGAAAATGAAGACGAACCATTTCTACATGGAATCAAGTACACAGCAATGCCACCTACCAAACGGTTTAGAGATATGGAACAGTTATCCGGTGGGGAGAAGACTGTCGCAGCACTGGCTTTGCTTTTTGCTATTCACAG TTTCAGGCCATCACCCTTCTTCATATTGGATGAAGTAGATGCTGCTCTGGACAATTTAAATGTTGCCAAGGTTGCTGGGTTTATCAGATCAAAGTCATGTGAGCGTGTTGCTGATGAACAAGGTAGGAATGGAGAATGTGGATTCCAGAGTATAGTCATATCGCTGAAGGATAGTTTCTATGACAAAGCTGAAGCACTGGTCGGCGTTTATAGGGACTCAGAACGAAG TTGCTCGAGAACTCTCACCTTCGATCTGACTAAGTACAGGGAAGCGTGA